The following coding sequences are from one Streptomyces sp. NBC_00536 window:
- a CDS encoding ATP-binding protein, with amino-acid sequence MLYALYSVVYAPSEGFPERPARDELLRWVGQIGAVVLLDDLEFGGAGLEELLRATPECAWLLAATPDTPAPSDHSHLEEVFLGGLGKAACVELLELAVERPLTELESAWAGDLRFASEGLALRFVQAGGLLRQRDELNRSAEDGDEEPGVFEERPRDTVLVPLPTLAEGAAPAELLASRVSESARAALRFACALDGEMPHPAHLPALVGDTHADAAVGELLACGLLTAAGTRYRLAAGVARQLAESGFGASGEALTAARHYAWWTGHASVTPERVAAEADAVLAALAGADVVAAVLLARTAAPAFAASLHWGAWERVLRAGAEAARTAGEVAEQAYFHHELGILALCGGRLDRARAELETSNGLRGALADKRGTVAGRRALALVTDRESAGRQLSPPLRLEAPAPAGSEARTEAFPLVRVAPVPAVAPPPAAVFEETFPLDAKPAPVTVRVPVTRPAQAPAPQWHRRPAVLAAGGVLAVLALGTAVSFAITSGDGSDTENSGSVTPSSSSSAPDKSGNDPAPAPAVPGASPSPSTSGSATVLPPSPGTSPPGPSGSASVPGPGNVPTRGPGSKPPSSTTPGSPPASSPGGSPSSSAPASPPSSTSPSTSPSTPTGPTTTQLSPPAATP; translated from the coding sequence TTGTTGTACGCGCTGTATTCGGTTGTTTATGCGCCTTCGGAGGGGTTTCCCGAGCGGCCCGCGCGGGATGAACTGCTGCGGTGGGTCGGGCAGATCGGCGCCGTTGTTCTGCTGGATGATCTGGAATTCGGCGGCGCCGGCCTGGAAGAGCTGCTGCGTGCCACGCCCGAGTGTGCTTGGTTGCTGGCCGCTACTCCGGATACGCCTGCTCCGTCTGATCATTCTCATCTGGAGGAGGTCTTCCTCGGCGGGCTGGGCAAGGCCGCGTGCGTGGAACTCCTGGAGCTGGCGGTTGAGCGGCCGCTGACCGAGCTGGAGAGCGCCTGGGCGGGGGACCTGCGGTTCGCCTCCGAGGGGCTCGCGCTGCGCTTCGTACAGGCGGGCGGGCTGCTGCGGCAGCGCGACGAGCTGAACCGGAGCGCCGAGGACGGGGACGAGGAGCCCGGGGTCTTCGAGGAGCGCCCCAGGGACACCGTGCTCGTCCCGCTGCCGACGCTCGCCGAGGGCGCCGCACCGGCCGAGCTGCTGGCCTCGCGGGTCAGCGAGTCGGCGCGGGCCGCGCTGCGGTTCGCCTGCGCTCTCGACGGCGAGATGCCGCACCCCGCGCACCTGCCCGCCCTGGTGGGCGACACCCACGCGGACGCCGCGGTCGGGGAGCTGCTGGCGTGCGGGCTGCTGACGGCCGCGGGTACCCGCTACCGGCTGGCGGCCGGGGTGGCCCGCCAGCTCGCCGAGTCCGGTTTCGGGGCCTCCGGCGAGGCGCTGACGGCGGCCCGGCACTACGCCTGGTGGACCGGTCACGCGTCGGTGACGCCGGAGCGGGTCGCGGCCGAGGCGGACGCGGTGCTCGCCGCCCTCGCGGGCGCCGATGTGGTGGCGGCCGTCCTGCTGGCCCGTACGGCCGCGCCCGCCTTCGCCGCCTCCCTGCACTGGGGCGCCTGGGAACGGGTCCTGCGGGCCGGGGCCGAGGCCGCCCGGACCGCCGGGGAGGTCGCCGAGCAGGCGTACTTCCACCACGAACTCGGCATCCTCGCGCTGTGCGGCGGACGGCTGGACCGGGCCCGCGCCGAACTGGAGACCTCCAACGGGCTGCGCGGCGCCCTCGCGGACAAGCGCGGCACGGTGGCGGGCCGCAGGGCGCTGGCCCTGGTCACGGACCGGGAGTCGGCGGGCCGGCAGCTCTCGCCCCCGCTGCGCCTGGAAGCCCCCGCTCCGGCGGGGTCGGAGGCGCGGACCGAGGCGTTCCCGCTGGTGCGCGTCGCGCCGGTGCCCGCGGTGGCGCCGCCGCCCGCGGCGGTCTTCGAGGAGACCTTCCCGCTGGACGCGAAGCCCGCGCCCGTGACCGTACGGGTGCCGGTGACGCGGCCCGCGCAGGCCCCGGCCCCGCAGTGGCACCGGCGGCCCGCGGTGCTGGCGGCGGGGGGCGTGCTCGCGGTACTGGCCCTGGGGACGGCGGTGAGCTTCGCGATCACCTCGGGCGACGGGTCGGACACCGAGAACTCGGGTTCCGTGACTCCCTCGTCCTCGTCCTCCGCTCCCGATAAGAGCGGGAACGATCCTGCGCCCGCCCCCGCGGTTCCCGGCGCGTCTCCTTCACCGTCCACCTCCGGCTCCGCGACCGTGCTCCCGCCGTCCCCGGGCACCTCGCCGCCGGGACCCTCCGGCTCCGCCTCGGTCCCGGGCCCCGGGAACGTGCCCACCCGTGGTCCCGGCTCCAAGCCCCCGTCCTCGACGACTCCGGGTTCACCTCCGGCCTCCTCGCCGGGTGGAAGCCCGTCGTCGTCGGCACCTGCTTCGCCGCCGTCCTCCACGTCGCCGTCGACCTCCCCGAGCACTCCGACCGGGCCCACCACCACCCAGCTCTCCCCGCCCGCCGCCACGCCCTGA
- a CDS encoding SCO5389 family protein, with the protein MSLDVSPALLEQAERGEVDEAAFVDCVRTSLPFAWEMISSLVAQLKVDGGEFADNQTPPPNEQARGQLLRALASDAIRGALQRHFGVRLAFQNCHRVAVFPLDPAVDDRLAKFTSIRGQLLNQSPELRDC; encoded by the coding sequence ATGTCGCTCGACGTCTCACCGGCCCTACTTGAACAGGCCGAGCGAGGCGAGGTCGACGAAGCCGCTTTCGTCGACTGCGTCCGGACCTCCCTGCCTTTCGCCTGGGAGATGATCAGCTCGTTGGTGGCCCAACTGAAGGTTGACGGTGGCGAGTTCGCCGACAACCAGACGCCGCCGCCCAACGAGCAGGCGCGCGGCCAGCTGCTGCGCGCACTCGCGAGTGATGCCATACGTGGTGCGCTGCAGCGGCACTTCGGAGTGCGTCTGGCATTCCAGAACTGTCACCGCGTGGCGGTGTTCCCGCTGGATCCCGCGGTGGACGACCGGCTGGCCAAGTTCACGTCCATCAGGGGCCAGCTGCTCAACCAGTCGCCGGAACTTCGGGACTGCTAG
- the nucS gene encoding endonuclease NucS — protein sequence MRLVIARCSVDYAGRLTAHLPSAPRLILVKADGSVSIHADDRAYKPLNWMSPPCTLKEGTGDDAGVWTVVNKAGEKLIITMEEVIHDSSHELGIDPGLIKDGVEAHLQELLADRIDTLGEGFTLIRREYMTAIGPVDILCRDASGATVAVEIKRRGEIDGVEQLTRYLELLNRDPHLAPVRGVYAAQEIKPQARVLATDRGMECVILDYNAMRGIEDDKLRLF from the coding sequence ATGCGTCTCGTCATTGCCCGCTGCTCCGTCGATTACGCGGGCCGGCTCACCGCCCATCTGCCCTCGGCACCCCGTCTGATCCTCGTGAAGGCCGACGGCAGTGTCTCGATCCACGCGGACGACCGGGCGTACAAACCGCTCAACTGGATGTCCCCGCCCTGCACCCTCAAAGAGGGGACGGGGGACGACGCGGGCGTCTGGACCGTCGTCAACAAGGCGGGTGAGAAGCTCATCATCACGATGGAGGAAGTCATCCACGACTCCTCCCACGAGCTGGGCATCGACCCCGGTCTGATCAAGGACGGCGTGGAGGCCCACCTCCAGGAACTCCTGGCCGACCGGATCGATACCCTCGGCGAGGGCTTCACGCTGATCCGCCGCGAGTACATGACCGCGATCGGGCCGGTCGACATCCTGTGCCGGGACGCCTCGGGCGCGACGGTGGCCGTGGAGATCAAGCGGCGCGGCGAGATCGACGGCGTGGAGCAGCTGACCCGCTACCTGGAACTCCTCAACCGCGACCCGCACCTCGCGCCGGTCCGCGGCGTCTACGCGGCCCAGGAGATCAAGCCCCAGGCCCGCGTGCTGGCGACGGACCGCGGCATGGAGTGCGTGATCCTCGACTACAACGCGATGCGCGGCATCGAGGACGACAAGCTGCGCCTCTTCTGA